The genomic window TTTGTAACCAACACGACCAGCTACACCATTTTTGTCCAAAACTTGAACGTTTGATACGTGGATAGCTGCTTCCTTCTCGATGATACCACCTTGAGGAAGTTCGTTAGTTGGACGTTGGTGTTTCTTAACGATGTTAACACCTTCAACGATAACTTTGTTTACTTTTGGAAGGGCAGTAAGGACAACAGCTTCTGTTCCCTTATCTTTACCAGCGATTACGCGAACTTTGTCGCCTTTTTTTACAAACATTTTTTTCTCCTTTTATTCTTACGCCCAATGGGCACCCTGGCTAAGCCAGGGGACTGTGTTTGTTTTTATTGATTAAAGTACTTCTGGAGCAAGTGACACGATCTTCATGAAGCCACCTTCACGCAATTCACGTGCAACTGGGCCAAAGATACGTGTTCCGCGAGGAGTTTTGTCGTCACGGATGATAACTGCTGCGTTTTCGTCAAATTTGATGTATGAACCATCAGCACGACGAGCACCTGATTTAGTACGAACGATAACTGCTTTAACAACGTCACCTTTTTTAACCGCACCACCAGGAGTAGCTTGTTTTACAGATGCCACAATAACATCACCGATGTTCGCAAATTTACGTTTAGAACCACCAAGAACTTTGATAGTCAAGATTTCGCGTGCACCGCTGTTGTCTGCGACTTTCAAACGAGTTTCTGTTTGAATCATTTCAGTTTTCTCCTTTCAGGCTTGATTAGATGATAACCGCTTCTTCAA from Streptococcus sp. oral taxon 061 includes these protein-coding regions:
- the rplX gene encoding 50S ribosomal protein L24, with protein sequence MFVKKGDKVRVIAGKDKGTEAVVLTALPKVNKVIVEGVNIVKKHQRPTNELPQGGIIEKEAAIHVSNVQVLDKNGVAGRVGYKFVDGKKVRYNKKSGEVLD
- the rplN gene encoding 50S ribosomal protein L14, whose amino-acid sequence is MIQTETRLKVADNSGAREILTIKVLGGSKRKFANIGDVIVASVKQATPGGAVKKGDVVKAVIVRTKSGARRADGSYIKFDENAAVIIRDDKTPRGTRIFGPVARELREGGFMKIVSLAPEVL